From Antennarius striatus isolate MH-2024 chromosome 9, ASM4005453v1, whole genome shotgun sequence, one genomic window encodes:
- the LOC137600934 gene encoding uncharacterized protein isoform X1 yields the protein MQLRLDMGSKMSFSRGISEQNTISELTSTAAHPHSSVHAASDCKQIPEDKKCCEEDLDSKWREEMKATKLSQVATESHSFGHMESDGMDNSGTVGGTDGQHGEPNIGVGAKSQKKSASVCSSTTDSHGKPVGVRKRGRPRKRKPVVTESAAVEAVQHKEISTTIPLPTCLEKHNNDNTPNSTSIPLVNSLPHNEITDPRTLSDCKVEDVVPVPKRKRGRPKKSESISSPSPAPPPNIRVSGLAQRLRSRDEQPQTQDLNIESNRKDPTHPETSPAESSKTLSNRGRKRRKAALVRQPVAEQQIPAKVSKLDVYQEAPSVINNEPSSGETAEAEKQVEAKTVNQVTDGDKIDDHLPPQSGDGLEQQTEQEEGKEGALLQIEPTSQPAAESEVALSEELNSLNLEKPTQIDEPEVAQSADKSGKEEAQLEISPESPRSAVVQNTEATSTDVATSSEPPPKPDEDLPPVKSEDIDLDLDHVNSVSMSSTSLHHDSNAIVKAEGSNYLQNTFKRKRGGKRRRRRRTSNVLLPGPQLVEGEEGDNNTQQTSEGGDMENIGSTNDNINVIYTKKGGKTLLKCGYCGQVCKFLSQFIIHQRVHTGERPFKCPECDKGFSKNSNLNLHLKTHKKNNLYQKCPVCNINFSCSEYASHLKLHTDVPDQDSESNKSEKQQGGVDVKNSPTPEPPEKKERKVCQYCGKTFRFPSALIRHVRVHTGEKPYKCDICGKAFGQAYFLRVHELTHWSVKRYNCTRCEKSFTHYSNAKNHTCRPLVSNSDLQPNRHIKPSLTYTCHICKNVFDSLQDFNSHMRDHTGTKLYRCIYCDKLFGVLSEFNAHRTECRIGKTASSSAIKEEETMSLIPYTVPRRTWSSRQNSAASVTAASSEPQRKASQTSRKKRITNLKKPFQSTVIPAHPLSHFVSKLNNLDNRSDPRKYICPNCGRLFRHMGRLRAHMLTHAPGQSYTCACCGKTLGNWKKLWHHQRVHRQRRGRFTCPRCGRGFRFVEQYKKHMSEHPEFQWIQVRPKKAFLPYQCDQCRSSFKTLDMLFSHQLCHPSTQDMHKDADFDLSIDDPSAQSSTKVVGGPVNNHIVTLHPEQKTHLLNPVSKHPESVPHKSPIVPKNSFVQNEGRDVSKSFHHPGKHSVQNRGNVQGVDEKCLGKSSAPLKTVQTHTTQNASASREGSSDGITCAVCGNAYSAIPDLYQHYLQHARGEVF from the exons ATGCAGCTCAG ACTTGACATGGGGAGTAAAATGTCCTTCAGCAGAGGAATCAGTGAACAAAATACAATCTCTGAGCTAACTTCTACAGCAGCACATCCTCACAGCTCTGTTCATGCTGCTTCGGACTGCAAGCAG ATACCTGAAGACAAGAAATGCTGTGAGGAAGACCTGGACTCCAAGTggagagaggaaatgaaagccACAAAACTGAGTCAAGTTGCAACTGAATCCCACTCTTTTGGGCACATGGAGTCTGATGGCATGGATAACTCTGGAACAGTAGGTGGAACAGATGGTCAACATGGTGAGCCAAATATAGGGGTGGGAGCAAAGTCTCAAAAGAAATCTGCAAGTGTGTGTAGCTCAACAACAGACAGTCACGGAAAACCTGTGGGAGTCAGAAAACGCGGTCGTCCTCGCAAAAGAAAACCAGTGGTTACTGAGTCAGCTGCTGTTGAGGCGGTACAACACAAAGAAATCAGCACGACAATACCCTTACCAACATGCCTAGAGAAACacaacaatgacaacacacCCAACTCCACAAGCATCCCTTTAGTCAATAGTTTGCCTCATAATGAGATAACAGATCCTCGCACTCTGTCTGATTGTAAAGTAGAAGATGTTGTACCCgtgccaaaaagaaaaagaggaagaccaaaaaaatCAGAAAGCATTTCTTCgccttctcctgctcctccccctAACATTAGAGTCAGCGGACTTGCACAGAGACTAAGGAGTAGAGACGAACAGCCTCAAACACAGGATTTAAACATTGAATCCAACAGAAAGGACCCCACACACCCTGAAACAAGTCCTGCGGAAAGTAGTAAGACCTTGAGCAATCGGGGTCGTAAAAGAAGAAAGGCAGCACTGGTCAGACAGCCGGTTGCTGAACAGCAAATTCCAGCTAAAGTGTCCAAACTGGATGTTTACCAGGAGGCCccatcagtgatcaataatgAGCCCAGTTCTGGGGAGACAGCAGAGGCAGAAAAGCAGGTGGAAGCAAAGACTGTCAACCAAGTGACTGATGGCGATAAAATAGACGATCATCTCCCCCCACAGTCTGGTGATGGACTAGAGCAGCAGACGGAAcaagaggaaggaaaggaaggggCATTATTACAGATAGAACCAACTTCACAGCCAGCAGCTGAGAGTGAAGTCGCTCTTTCTGAAGAATTGAATAgtctgaacttggaaaaacctaCTCAAATTGATGAGCCTGAAGTAGCACAGTCAGCTGACAAGAGTGGCAAAGAAGAGGCACAATTAGAAATCAGTCCTGAATCTCCAAGGAGTGCGGTCGTACAGAATACAGAAGCGACGAGCACAGATGTTGCAACGTCTTCTGAACCACCACCTAAACCTGATGAGGACCTTCCTCCTGTGAAAAGTGAGGATATAGACCTAGATCTGGATCATGTAAATAGTGTGTCAATGTCAAGTACATCTTTACATCATGATTCTAACGCTATAGTTAAAGCTGAGGGTTCAAACTATCTGCAAAACACTTTCAAACGCAAGAGAggtgggaagaggaggagaaggaggagaacaaGTAATGTTTTGCTACCGGGACCACAGCTTGTTGAGGGCGAGGAAGGCGACAATAATACTCAACAAACAAGTGAAGGTGGTGATATGGAAAACATTGGCAGCACAAATGACAACATAAACGTAATCTACActaaaaaaggaggaaaaacattGTTGAAATGTGGTTACTGTGGACAGGTGTGTAAATTTCTGTCACAGTTCATCATCCATCAGCGTGTTCACACAGGAGAAAGACCTTTCAAATGCCCTGAATGTGACAAAGGTTTTAGCAAAAACTCCAACTTAAATCTGCATCTCAAAACACACAAGAAGAACAACTTATATCAGAAATGTCCAGTTTGCAACATAAACTTCTCGTGCTCTGAGTATGCTTCTCATTTGAAGTTGCATACAGATGTCCCGGACCAGGATTCTGAGAGCAACAAGTCAGAAAAGCAGCAGGGAGGGGTTGATGTTAAAAACAGTCCTACTCCAGAGCCcccagaaaagaaagaaaggaaagtgtGCCAGTACTGCGGTAAAACATTTCGTTTTCCCTCTGCCCTCATCAGACATGTGCGTGTCCACACTGGGGAGAAGCCTTATAAATGTGACATATGTGGCAAGGCTTTTGGTCAGGCCTATTTCCTCCGTGTTCATGAGCTGACACACTGGTCTGTGAAGCGTTACAACTGCACACGTTGTGAAAAATCATTCACTCATTATAGCAACGCGAAAAATCACACTTGCAGACCTTTGGTGAGCAACAGTGATTTGCAACCCAACAGGCACATAAAACCATCACTAACGTACACTTGCCACATCTGCAAGAATGTTTTTGACAGTCTGCAGGACTTCAACAGCCATATGAGAGACCACACAGGTACAAAACTTTATCGCTGCATATACTGTGACAAGCTTTTTGGTGTTCTGTCTGAATTTAACGCTCATCGCACTGAGTGTAGAATAGGAAAAACTGCCTCCAGTTCTGCCataaaggaagaggagacaatGTCATTAATACCATATACAGTGCCTAGACGAACATGGTCTTCAAGACAGAATTCAGCCGCCTCTGTCACGGCTGCAAGTTCTGAACCACAGAGAAAAGCATCACAGACAAGCCGCAAGAAACGCATTACTAACCTGAAGAAACCGTTTCAGTCAACAGTCATACCAGCACACCCTCTATCACACTTTGTGTCCAAATTAAACAACCTAGACAACCGCTCAGACCCCAGGAAATATATATGCCCGAATTGTGGGAGACTGTTCAGACACATGGGCAGACTGCGAGCCCACATGCTGACTCATGCACCCGGTCAAAGTTACACCTGTGCCTGCTGTGGTAAGACTTTAGGAAACTGGAAGAAACTGTGGCACCATCAGAGAGTCCATCGACAGAGACGTGGCCGTTTCACTTGTCCCCGTTGTGGACGAGGTTTCCGATTTGTTGAGCAATACAAGAAACATATGAGTGAGCATCCCGAGTTCCAGTGGATTCAGGTCAGGCCCAAGAAAGCCTTTCTACCCTACCAGTGTGACCAGTGCAGAAGCAGCTTTAAGACTCTTGACATGCTGTTCAGTCACCAGCTTTGCCATCCCTCAACACAAGACATGCACAAGGATGCAGACTTTGATTTATCCATAGATGATCCTTCTGCACAGTCCAGCACAAAAGTTGTTGGAGGTCCTGTGAACAACCACATTGTCACGCTGCATCCAGAACAAAAAACGCATCTCCTGAACCCCGTATCCAAACATCCAGAGTCAGTTCCTCACAAGTCGCCCATAGTGCCCAAGAATTCCTTTGTCCAAAATGAAGGAAGGGATGTAAGTAAATCATTTCATCATCCTGGCAAACACTCAGTCCAAAACAGAGGAAACGTCCAAGGAGTAGATGAAAAGTGTCTTGGAAAATCAAGTGCTCCCTTGAAaactgttcaaacacacaccacccaAAATGCCAGCGCATCGAGGGAAGGGTCTTCAGATGGTATTACATGTGCCGTGTGTGGTAATGCATATTCTGCCATACCAGATCTATATCAACATTATTTGCAGCATGCTAGAGGTGAGGTGTTTTGA
- the LOC137600934 gene encoding uncharacterized protein isoform X2: MGSKMSFSRGISEQNTISELTSTAAHPHSSVHAASDCKQIPEDKKCCEEDLDSKWREEMKATKLSQVATESHSFGHMESDGMDNSGTVGGTDGQHGEPNIGVGAKSQKKSASVCSSTTDSHGKPVGVRKRGRPRKRKPVVTESAAVEAVQHKEISTTIPLPTCLEKHNNDNTPNSTSIPLVNSLPHNEITDPRTLSDCKVEDVVPVPKRKRGRPKKSESISSPSPAPPPNIRVSGLAQRLRSRDEQPQTQDLNIESNRKDPTHPETSPAESSKTLSNRGRKRRKAALVRQPVAEQQIPAKVSKLDVYQEAPSVINNEPSSGETAEAEKQVEAKTVNQVTDGDKIDDHLPPQSGDGLEQQTEQEEGKEGALLQIEPTSQPAAESEVALSEELNSLNLEKPTQIDEPEVAQSADKSGKEEAQLEISPESPRSAVVQNTEATSTDVATSSEPPPKPDEDLPPVKSEDIDLDLDHVNSVSMSSTSLHHDSNAIVKAEGSNYLQNTFKRKRGGKRRRRRRTSNVLLPGPQLVEGEEGDNNTQQTSEGGDMENIGSTNDNINVIYTKKGGKTLLKCGYCGQVCKFLSQFIIHQRVHTGERPFKCPECDKGFSKNSNLNLHLKTHKKNNLYQKCPVCNINFSCSEYASHLKLHTDVPDQDSESNKSEKQQGGVDVKNSPTPEPPEKKERKVCQYCGKTFRFPSALIRHVRVHTGEKPYKCDICGKAFGQAYFLRVHELTHWSVKRYNCTRCEKSFTHYSNAKNHTCRPLVSNSDLQPNRHIKPSLTYTCHICKNVFDSLQDFNSHMRDHTGTKLYRCIYCDKLFGVLSEFNAHRTECRIGKTASSSAIKEEETMSLIPYTVPRRTWSSRQNSAASVTAASSEPQRKASQTSRKKRITNLKKPFQSTVIPAHPLSHFVSKLNNLDNRSDPRKYICPNCGRLFRHMGRLRAHMLTHAPGQSYTCACCGKTLGNWKKLWHHQRVHRQRRGRFTCPRCGRGFRFVEQYKKHMSEHPEFQWIQVRPKKAFLPYQCDQCRSSFKTLDMLFSHQLCHPSTQDMHKDADFDLSIDDPSAQSSTKVVGGPVNNHIVTLHPEQKTHLLNPVSKHPESVPHKSPIVPKNSFVQNEGRDVSKSFHHPGKHSVQNRGNVQGVDEKCLGKSSAPLKTVQTHTTQNASASREGSSDGITCAVCGNAYSAIPDLYQHYLQHARGEVF, from the exons ATGGGGAGTAAAATGTCCTTCAGCAGAGGAATCAGTGAACAAAATACAATCTCTGAGCTAACTTCTACAGCAGCACATCCTCACAGCTCTGTTCATGCTGCTTCGGACTGCAAGCAG ATACCTGAAGACAAGAAATGCTGTGAGGAAGACCTGGACTCCAAGTggagagaggaaatgaaagccACAAAACTGAGTCAAGTTGCAACTGAATCCCACTCTTTTGGGCACATGGAGTCTGATGGCATGGATAACTCTGGAACAGTAGGTGGAACAGATGGTCAACATGGTGAGCCAAATATAGGGGTGGGAGCAAAGTCTCAAAAGAAATCTGCAAGTGTGTGTAGCTCAACAACAGACAGTCACGGAAAACCTGTGGGAGTCAGAAAACGCGGTCGTCCTCGCAAAAGAAAACCAGTGGTTACTGAGTCAGCTGCTGTTGAGGCGGTACAACACAAAGAAATCAGCACGACAATACCCTTACCAACATGCCTAGAGAAACacaacaatgacaacacacCCAACTCCACAAGCATCCCTTTAGTCAATAGTTTGCCTCATAATGAGATAACAGATCCTCGCACTCTGTCTGATTGTAAAGTAGAAGATGTTGTACCCgtgccaaaaagaaaaagaggaagaccaaaaaaatCAGAAAGCATTTCTTCgccttctcctgctcctccccctAACATTAGAGTCAGCGGACTTGCACAGAGACTAAGGAGTAGAGACGAACAGCCTCAAACACAGGATTTAAACATTGAATCCAACAGAAAGGACCCCACACACCCTGAAACAAGTCCTGCGGAAAGTAGTAAGACCTTGAGCAATCGGGGTCGTAAAAGAAGAAAGGCAGCACTGGTCAGACAGCCGGTTGCTGAACAGCAAATTCCAGCTAAAGTGTCCAAACTGGATGTTTACCAGGAGGCCccatcagtgatcaataatgAGCCCAGTTCTGGGGAGACAGCAGAGGCAGAAAAGCAGGTGGAAGCAAAGACTGTCAACCAAGTGACTGATGGCGATAAAATAGACGATCATCTCCCCCCACAGTCTGGTGATGGACTAGAGCAGCAGACGGAAcaagaggaaggaaaggaaggggCATTATTACAGATAGAACCAACTTCACAGCCAGCAGCTGAGAGTGAAGTCGCTCTTTCTGAAGAATTGAATAgtctgaacttggaaaaacctaCTCAAATTGATGAGCCTGAAGTAGCACAGTCAGCTGACAAGAGTGGCAAAGAAGAGGCACAATTAGAAATCAGTCCTGAATCTCCAAGGAGTGCGGTCGTACAGAATACAGAAGCGACGAGCACAGATGTTGCAACGTCTTCTGAACCACCACCTAAACCTGATGAGGACCTTCCTCCTGTGAAAAGTGAGGATATAGACCTAGATCTGGATCATGTAAATAGTGTGTCAATGTCAAGTACATCTTTACATCATGATTCTAACGCTATAGTTAAAGCTGAGGGTTCAAACTATCTGCAAAACACTTTCAAACGCAAGAGAggtgggaagaggaggagaaggaggagaacaaGTAATGTTTTGCTACCGGGACCACAGCTTGTTGAGGGCGAGGAAGGCGACAATAATACTCAACAAACAAGTGAAGGTGGTGATATGGAAAACATTGGCAGCACAAATGACAACATAAACGTAATCTACActaaaaaaggaggaaaaacattGTTGAAATGTGGTTACTGTGGACAGGTGTGTAAATTTCTGTCACAGTTCATCATCCATCAGCGTGTTCACACAGGAGAAAGACCTTTCAAATGCCCTGAATGTGACAAAGGTTTTAGCAAAAACTCCAACTTAAATCTGCATCTCAAAACACACAAGAAGAACAACTTATATCAGAAATGTCCAGTTTGCAACATAAACTTCTCGTGCTCTGAGTATGCTTCTCATTTGAAGTTGCATACAGATGTCCCGGACCAGGATTCTGAGAGCAACAAGTCAGAAAAGCAGCAGGGAGGGGTTGATGTTAAAAACAGTCCTACTCCAGAGCCcccagaaaagaaagaaaggaaagtgtGCCAGTACTGCGGTAAAACATTTCGTTTTCCCTCTGCCCTCATCAGACATGTGCGTGTCCACACTGGGGAGAAGCCTTATAAATGTGACATATGTGGCAAGGCTTTTGGTCAGGCCTATTTCCTCCGTGTTCATGAGCTGACACACTGGTCTGTGAAGCGTTACAACTGCACACGTTGTGAAAAATCATTCACTCATTATAGCAACGCGAAAAATCACACTTGCAGACCTTTGGTGAGCAACAGTGATTTGCAACCCAACAGGCACATAAAACCATCACTAACGTACACTTGCCACATCTGCAAGAATGTTTTTGACAGTCTGCAGGACTTCAACAGCCATATGAGAGACCACACAGGTACAAAACTTTATCGCTGCATATACTGTGACAAGCTTTTTGGTGTTCTGTCTGAATTTAACGCTCATCGCACTGAGTGTAGAATAGGAAAAACTGCCTCCAGTTCTGCCataaaggaagaggagacaatGTCATTAATACCATATACAGTGCCTAGACGAACATGGTCTTCAAGACAGAATTCAGCCGCCTCTGTCACGGCTGCAAGTTCTGAACCACAGAGAAAAGCATCACAGACAAGCCGCAAGAAACGCATTACTAACCTGAAGAAACCGTTTCAGTCAACAGTCATACCAGCACACCCTCTATCACACTTTGTGTCCAAATTAAACAACCTAGACAACCGCTCAGACCCCAGGAAATATATATGCCCGAATTGTGGGAGACTGTTCAGACACATGGGCAGACTGCGAGCCCACATGCTGACTCATGCACCCGGTCAAAGTTACACCTGTGCCTGCTGTGGTAAGACTTTAGGAAACTGGAAGAAACTGTGGCACCATCAGAGAGTCCATCGACAGAGACGTGGCCGTTTCACTTGTCCCCGTTGTGGACGAGGTTTCCGATTTGTTGAGCAATACAAGAAACATATGAGTGAGCATCCCGAGTTCCAGTGGATTCAGGTCAGGCCCAAGAAAGCCTTTCTACCCTACCAGTGTGACCAGTGCAGAAGCAGCTTTAAGACTCTTGACATGCTGTTCAGTCACCAGCTTTGCCATCCCTCAACACAAGACATGCACAAGGATGCAGACTTTGATTTATCCATAGATGATCCTTCTGCACAGTCCAGCACAAAAGTTGTTGGAGGTCCTGTGAACAACCACATTGTCACGCTGCATCCAGAACAAAAAACGCATCTCCTGAACCCCGTATCCAAACATCCAGAGTCAGTTCCTCACAAGTCGCCCATAGTGCCCAAGAATTCCTTTGTCCAAAATGAAGGAAGGGATGTAAGTAAATCATTTCATCATCCTGGCAAACACTCAGTCCAAAACAGAGGAAACGTCCAAGGAGTAGATGAAAAGTGTCTTGGAAAATCAAGTGCTCCCTTGAAaactgttcaaacacacaccacccaAAATGCCAGCGCATCGAGGGAAGGGTCTTCAGATGGTATTACATGTGCCGTGTGTGGTAATGCATATTCTGCCATACCAGATCTATATCAACATTATTTGCAGCATGCTAGAGGTGAGGTGTTTTGA
- the LOC137600936 gene encoding uncharacterized protein yields MDRKRHKLDRPMDDGLGRDLMNAGRFCFSCEQIFSSRKCLEEHVCCAMSFICSCGTEFTEYKDMLEHSTTHEPGHQVLDHGTIKKRRMEKRKEEEEQLKRLETGEVVWKPPKVTAVPSVSLPVKPKIQVPSKPQVLKQCAKNSQVPKLYPPLSQASLQTNPMHSSSTEMKNIFADVGAPTVDLWTLYQPVVLLRMECKFNRGKPYICGKCGQCFVTKFSLISHHNIHVTDKVSGCIGCGLLLSSKKLVPRFHVCNSPSNATKFRIITARPNQVFVDRRRTESASRPQTTSYLEPKSLKQSPAGRVSMAPHAASTLQLKNLNFKKCHQNKRRLHVTPFSQLNSQNPSASQSRISLCLPAKRQSPNSFEFNINGNRLPVTPSRKLKTPINSASGVWGEPTKTSTAGFMCRVCHISFETAQLLQRHKCVKAREFMARHMHGSKQHYKLHRVTPVANLSPAQMNQQTLGIPGSGKVMNSQVLATDLDKGVVPVNCKMEVDIEDDCYIVEDEPDKPAEMIYQVTSSVPITT; encoded by the coding sequence ATGGATAGAAAAAGGCACAAACTGGACAGACCTATGGACGATGGCCTAGGTAGAGACTTGATGAATGCTGGTCGATTTTGCTTCAGCTGCGAACAGATATTTTCAAGTCGGAAATGCCTTGAAGAACATGTGTGCTGTGCTATGAGTTTCATCTGTTCATGTGGAACCGAGTTCACTGAATATAAAGACATGCTGGAACACAGCACAACGCATGAACCAGGGCACCAAGTGCTCGATCATGGAACAATAAAGAAACGCAGAATGGAGAAGcgcaaagaggaagaggagcaactGAAGAGACTGGAGACTGGCGAGGTTGTCTGGAAGCCACCCAAAGTGACTGCAGTGCCATCTGTTTCTTTGCCAGTGAAGCCTAAAATCCAAGTTCCCAGTAAGCCGCAAGTCCTCAAGCAGTGTGCAAAGAATTCACAAGTGCCTAAGTTGTACCCCCCTCTGTCCCAAGCATCTTTACAAACAAATCCAATGCACTCCTCATCGACAGAGATGAAGAATATTTTTGCAGATGTTGGTGCACCAACAGTAGATCTTTGGACACTTTACCAGCCAGTGGTGCTGTTGCGAATGGAGTGCAAATTTAATCGCGGAAAGCCATATATCTGTGGTAAATGCGGACAGTGTTTTGTGACCAAGTTCTCACTTATATCCCACCACAACATCCATGTCACAGATAAAGTCTCTGGCTGTATAGGATGCGGGCTTTTGCTCTCCAGCAAGAAGTTAGTGCCTCGCTTCCATGTTTGTAACTCACCCAGCAACGCTACTAAATTCAGAATAATCACTGCAAGGCCAAATCAAGTCTTTGTAGACCGACGTCGAACTGAGAGTGCTAGCAGACCTCAGACCACTTCTTATCTAGAGCCGAAAAGTCTGAAGCAGAGTCCAGCAGGCAGAGTCAGTATGGCACCTCATGCTGCTTCCACCCTGCagttaaaaaatttaaatttcaaaaaatgccATCAAAACAAACGAAGACTTCATGTCACTCCATTCTCACAGTTGAACAGTCAGAATCCCAGTGCATCCCAGTCTCGTATCTCTCTCTGCCTTCCAGCAAAGCGCCAGAGTCCAAATTCTTTTGAATTTAACATAAATGGTAACAGGCTTCCTGTCACTCCCTCCAGGAAGTTGAAGACACCCATCAACTCTGCCTCAGGTGTGTGGGGCGaaccaacaaaaacatccaCAGCAGGGTTCATGTGTCGAGTCTGTCATATCTCATTTGAAACAGCTCAATTGCTTCAGAGGCACAAGTGTGTCAAAGCGCGGGAATTCATGGCGCGGCACATGCACGGCAGCAAACAGCACTACAAACTGCACCGAGTCACCCCAGTGGCAAACCTCAGTCCTGCTCAGATGAATCAACAAACGCTCGGGATTCCAGGCTCTGGAAAAGTAATGAATAGCCAAGTCCTGGCTACCGATCTGGACAAAGGGGTTGTCCCTGTCAATTGCAAAATGGAAGTGGATATTGAGGATGATTGCTACATCGTTGAAGATGAACCAGACAAACCTGCTGAGATGATTTATCAAGTCACGTCATCTGTTCCTATAACGACTTGA
- the prss1 gene encoding trypsin-1, producing MKAFILLALFAAAYAAPIDGDDDDKIVGGYECRKNSVAYQVSLNSGYHFCGGSLISSTWVVSAAHCYKSRIQLRLGEHNIAVNENTEQFINSAKIIRHPRYNSRNLDNDIMLIKLSKPATLNNYVRTVSLPSTCASAGTRCLISGWGNTSGSGSYYPDRLMCLDAPILSDSSCMRSYPGQITSNMFCAGFLEGGKDSCQGDSGGPVVCNGQLQGVVSWGYGCAQRDRPGVYTKVCNYNSWIRSTMASN from the exons ATGAAGGCTTTTATTCTGCTGGCTCTCTTCGCAGCGGCAT ATGCTGCTCCcattgatggtgatgatgatgacaagatTGTTGGAGGTTATGAGTGCAGGAAAAACTCTGTGGCCTACCAGGTGTCTCTGAACTCTGGCTACCACTTCTGTGGGGGCTCTCTGATCTCCAGCACCTGGGTggtgtctgctgctcactgctaCAAGAG cCGCATCCAGTTGCGTCTTGGTGAGCACAATATTGCGGtcaatgagaacacagagcagTTCATTAATTCTGCTAAGATCATTCGTCACCCCCGCTACAACAGCCGCAACCTGGACAACGACATCATGCTGATCAAGTTGAGCAAGCCCGCCACCCTGAACAACTATGTGCGCACCGTGTCTCTGCCCTCCACCTGTGCCAGCGCTGGAACCCGCTGTCTGATCTCTGGATGGGGAAACACCAGCGGCTCTGGAA GCTATTACCCCGATCGTCTGATGTGCCTGGATGCCCCCATCCTGAGTGACAGCAGCTGTATGAGATCCTACCCCGGACAGATCACCTCCAACATGTTCTGTGCTGGATTCCTCGAGGGAGGCAAAGACTCCTGCCAG GGAGACTCTGGTGGCCCTGTGGTTTGCAATGGTCAGCTGCAGGGTGTGGTGTCCTGGGGTTATGGCTGCGCCCAGAGGGACAGGCCTGGAGTCTACACCAAGGTCTGCAACTACAACTCCTGGATCCGCAGCACCATGGCCTCAAACTAA